One genomic window of Actinoplanes lobatus includes the following:
- a CDS encoding ABC transporter ATP-binding protein yields the protein MPDGAAAPESTTTGETTPDEHSTETVFTPPDDGELELPYWLTSTEEAANTTFLQMMRRLPRLLREAWLLGWRASRRTTVAVLTLQLAAGLAAAFGLISVVGVLDGLLQTGPTPERVRAAVPSLLLLILALAVRGVLTSAATAAHGRLSPMVYEAAEMRLLDLTTRVDLVTFDDPEWRDAMERARDRGIFAAQQVVDHGIEVLTHLVGLVAAAGVLAVLHPALLPMLVLAVVPTAWAAVRAARLGYRSKLRLIAVWRRQRMLAYLLAAREPAAELRAFTIRRFLLTEVGRLLRVSTLEEIRVITRVVRTNLVGQTLSGLVTGAAYAMLCWLLWTGRMELAAGGAAAYAINIGIAKLRELAFTANRVYEQGLYFADFQGFCEMSLAHAEPEPGRRAPQDFQEIRLDRVTFSYPDADRPAVKEVSMTLRRGQVIALVGENGSGKSTLAAVLAGLHRPQHGTVTWDGVDVARLDPDSVRDRVAVVMQEPIRWPLSARLNIAIGRHDRPATLDHVQASARAGDAHEFVMELPREYETLLSRHFTDGADLSGGQWQRLAVSRAFHRDAPLLICDEPTANLDARAEHEVYRRLRDLTEGRTVVLITHRMASVREADRIYVLDHGVVVEEGDHEELIAADGLYAQLFTLQASAYQSA from the coding sequence ATGCCGGACGGCGCCGCTGCACCGGAATCCACCACCACCGGCGAGACCACCCCCGACGAGCACTCCACGGAGACGGTGTTCACCCCACCGGACGACGGGGAGCTGGAGCTGCCCTACTGGCTGACCAGCACCGAGGAGGCCGCCAACACCACGTTCCTCCAGATGATGCGGCGGCTGCCGAGACTGCTGCGGGAGGCGTGGCTGCTCGGGTGGCGGGCCAGCCGCCGGACCACCGTCGCGGTGCTGACCCTGCAACTGGCCGCCGGGCTGGCCGCCGCCTTCGGGCTGATCAGCGTGGTCGGGGTGCTGGACGGCCTGCTCCAGACGGGACCGACGCCGGAACGGGTGCGGGCCGCCGTACCCTCGCTGTTGCTCCTGATCTTGGCTCTTGCCGTGCGTGGCGTGCTCACCTCGGCCGCGACGGCGGCGCACGGACGGCTCTCCCCGATGGTGTACGAGGCCGCCGAGATGCGGCTGCTCGACCTGACCACCCGCGTCGACCTGGTCACCTTCGACGACCCGGAATGGCGCGACGCCATGGAACGGGCCCGGGACCGGGGGATCTTCGCGGCCCAGCAGGTGGTCGACCACGGCATCGAGGTGCTCACCCACCTCGTCGGGCTGGTCGCGGCCGCCGGTGTGCTGGCCGTGCTGCACCCGGCGCTGCTGCCGATGCTGGTGCTGGCGGTGGTGCCGACGGCCTGGGCGGCGGTACGCGCGGCCCGGCTCGGCTACCGCAGCAAACTGCGGTTGATCGCGGTCTGGCGGCGTCAGCGGATGCTCGCCTACCTGCTGGCGGCCCGGGAACCGGCCGCCGAACTGCGGGCCTTCACCATCCGGCGGTTCCTGCTCACCGAGGTGGGCCGGCTGCTGCGGGTCTCCACGCTGGAGGAGATCCGGGTCATCACCCGGGTGGTCCGGACCAACCTGGTGGGGCAGACGCTGAGCGGACTGGTGACCGGGGCGGCGTACGCGATGCTCTGCTGGCTGCTCTGGACCGGCCGGATGGAACTGGCCGCCGGAGGCGCGGCCGCCTACGCCATCAACATCGGCATCGCCAAACTGCGTGAGCTGGCCTTCACCGCCAACCGGGTGTACGAGCAGGGCCTCTACTTCGCCGACTTCCAGGGCTTCTGCGAGATGTCGCTGGCACACGCCGAACCGGAGCCGGGCCGGCGCGCGCCGCAGGACTTCCAGGAGATCCGGCTGGACCGGGTGACGTTCAGCTATCCCGACGCCGACCGGCCCGCGGTCAAGGAGGTCAGCATGACGCTGCGGCGGGGGCAGGTCATCGCGCTGGTGGGGGAGAACGGCTCGGGCAAGTCGACACTGGCCGCCGTCCTCGCCGGGCTGCACCGGCCGCAACACGGCACGGTCACCTGGGACGGGGTCGACGTGGCGCGGCTGGATCCCGATTCGGTACGCGACCGGGTCGCCGTGGTCATGCAGGAGCCGATCCGGTGGCCGCTGTCGGCGCGGCTCAACATCGCGATCGGGCGGCACGACCGGCCGGCGACCCTCGACCACGTGCAGGCGTCCGCGCGGGCCGGAGACGCGCACGAGTTCGTGATGGAACTGCCCCGCGAGTACGAGACCCTGCTGTCCCGGCACTTCACCGACGGCGCCGACCTGTCCGGCGGGCAGTGGCAGCGGCTCGCCGTGAGCCGGGCCTTCCACCGGGACGCGCCGCTGCTGATCTGCGACGAGCCGACCGCCAACCTGGACGCGCGAGCCGAGCACGAGGTCTACCGGAGGCTGCGCGACCTGACCGAGGGGCGGACCGTGGTGCTGATCACCCACCGGATGGCGAGTGTCCGGGAGGCGGACCGGATCTACGTGCTGGATCACGGGGTGGTCGTCGAGGAGGGCGACCACGAGGAGCTGATCGCGGCGGACGGGCTGTACGCGCAGTTGTTCACGTTGCAGGCGAGCGCCTATCAATCCGCGTGA
- a CDS encoding TlpA family protein disulfide reductase — protein sequence MSDSGGHIDPALLRRLGVEPASATLLQFSTAFCAPCRAVRRVSAEVTALLPAVRHVEVDAESHLDEVRELGIWRTPTLLILDADGREVRRATGVPTKPHLIAALAELLPVQP from the coding sequence ATGAGCGACTCCGGTGGGCACATCGACCCTGCCCTGCTGCGGCGCCTCGGGGTGGAGCCGGCGTCCGCCACGCTGCTCCAGTTCTCCACCGCGTTCTGCGCGCCGTGCCGGGCCGTGCGCCGGGTGAGTGCCGAGGTCACCGCCCTCCTCCCGGCGGTGCGCCACGTCGAGGTGGACGCCGAGAGCCATCTCGATGAGGTTCGGGAGCTGGGCATCTGGCGTACCCCGACGTTGTTGATCTTGGATGCTGACGGGCGTGAGGTTCGGCGGGCGACCGGTGTCCCGACAAAGCCGCATTTGATCGCGGCGCTTGCCGAGTTGCTCCCCGTTCAGCCCTGA
- a CDS encoding MFS transporter, whose product MTRDFRLLATGQGLSWLGNAFQTVALAVAIVTTTGGGARDLGLVMAANVLTLLTGTLFGGVWADRLQPQHVMVGSDLIRFGATAAIAAMFATGGYHLALLCALTVVSAGAGSFFSPAMSALKPLLVPAEDRQKANATLSLLQSACGVAGPVTAGLTVAAFGAPAGFTINAVSFLASMVAAAMIRVRAPRGPRSSVRRELSAGWREIRSRDWLLTNLIGASVYHIGNGVILVLVQVVAFQRLGGAHAIGWIAAAEGLGGVIGSAVGMRFRPRRLLFAGLLALPLMSVWAFAYVWPGTLAAVMIGAVIGYAGLLFYDVAWDTSLQENVPHRALGRVSSWDYLASYLAMPVGNALAGPLEGRFGVDRVLTVCAVVLFTASVSMLLAPGCRRLVRTGVPAPENDQAPKTVASADRTAPIQA is encoded by the coding sequence ATGACCCGTGACTTCCGGCTGCTCGCCACCGGCCAGGGCCTCTCCTGGCTGGGCAACGCGTTCCAGACCGTAGCCCTCGCCGTCGCGATCGTCACCACCACCGGCGGCGGCGCCCGCGACCTCGGCCTGGTCATGGCCGCCAACGTGCTCACCCTGCTGACCGGCACGCTGTTCGGCGGCGTCTGGGCCGACCGGCTCCAGCCGCAACACGTCATGGTCGGCTCCGACCTGATCCGGTTCGGTGCCACCGCCGCGATCGCCGCCATGTTCGCCACCGGCGGCTACCACCTGGCCCTGCTCTGCGCCCTCACCGTCGTGTCGGCCGGCGCCGGCAGCTTCTTCAGCCCGGCGATGAGCGCGCTCAAACCCCTGCTCGTGCCGGCCGAGGACCGGCAGAAAGCCAACGCCACGCTCAGCCTCCTCCAGTCGGCGTGCGGCGTGGCCGGTCCGGTCACCGCCGGCCTCACCGTCGCCGCCTTCGGCGCGCCGGCCGGTTTCACGATCAACGCGGTCAGCTTCCTCGCCTCGATGGTCGCGGCCGCGATGATCCGGGTACGGGCTCCGCGCGGCCCCCGCTCCTCGGTCCGCCGGGAACTGTCCGCCGGCTGGCGGGAGATCCGCAGCCGGGACTGGCTGCTCACCAACCTGATCGGCGCGAGCGTCTACCACATCGGCAACGGCGTCATCCTCGTCCTGGTGCAGGTGGTCGCGTTCCAGCGGCTCGGCGGGGCGCACGCGATCGGCTGGATCGCCGCGGCCGAGGGCCTGGGCGGGGTGATCGGCTCCGCGGTCGGCATGCGGTTCCGGCCCCGCCGCCTGCTCTTCGCCGGGCTCCTGGCCCTGCCGCTGATGTCGGTCTGGGCCTTCGCCTACGTCTGGCCCGGCACGCTCGCCGCCGTCATGATCGGCGCCGTGATCGGGTACGCCGGGCTGCTCTTCTACGACGTCGCCTGGGACACCTCACTCCAGGAGAACGTGCCGCACCGCGCGCTCGGCCGGGTCAGCTCCTGGGACTACCTGGCCTCGTACCTGGCCATGCCGGTGGGCAACGCCCTGGCCGGGCCGCTGGAAGGCCGGTTCGGCGTCGATCGCGTGCTGACGGTGTGCGCCGTCGTCCTGTTCACGGCGAGCGTCTCGATGCTGCTGGCGCCGGGCTGCCGCCGCCTGGTCCGCACCGGCGTGCCCGCCCCGGAAAACGATCAAGCTCCGAAAACCGTGGCCTCGGCCGACCGAACAGCCCCCATTCAGGCCTGA
- a CDS encoding MarR family winged helix-turn-helix transcriptional regulator codes for MEDSVDHHVARWAGFWKNEPAFAPEVEGALTRMKFIQRWIDRADLAIFNDGFTVQDYKTLHVLMVQPWPTEATPAQLAEALNVTRAAVTSRLDRLDEAGLITRQIDGADRRRVIVRPTQKGREMWNNYIFKGMAVDQRALAALSHEELTQLNALLRKVLLSLEE; via the coding sequence GTGGAAGACAGCGTCGATCATCACGTCGCCCGGTGGGCCGGGTTCTGGAAGAACGAGCCGGCCTTCGCCCCCGAGGTCGAAGGGGCCCTGACCCGGATGAAGTTCATCCAGCGGTGGATCGACCGCGCTGACCTGGCGATCTTCAATGATGGCTTCACCGTCCAGGACTACAAGACGCTGCACGTCCTGATGGTGCAGCCGTGGCCGACCGAGGCGACCCCGGCGCAGTTGGCCGAGGCGCTGAACGTTACCCGGGCGGCGGTGACCAGCCGGCTCGACCGGCTGGACGAGGCGGGGCTGATCACGCGGCAGATCGACGGCGCCGACCGGCGGCGGGTGATCGTCCGGCCGACGCAGAAGGGCCGGGAGATGTGGAACAACTACATCTTCAAGGGCATGGCGGTCGATCAGCGGGCTCTGGCCGCACTGAGTCATGAGGAGTTGACGCAGCTCAACGCCCTCCTGCGGAAAGTCCTACTTTCCCTGGAGGAATAA
- a CDS encoding DUF4395 domain-containing protein encodes MELDPRGQRFAAVLTSIVIALVLITGSGWLALAQALVFAVTAWDPRRGPYPMIYRALVLPRLGPPAEREAAAPVRFAQTVGFAFLGLSAAGYLAGAETLGVVAAAFGLLAAFLNAAFGLCLGCEAYLLIRRLSSRNAESVRNV; translated from the coding sequence ATGGAACTCGACCCCCGCGGCCAGCGATTCGCCGCCGTACTCACCAGCATCGTCATCGCGCTCGTGCTGATCACCGGCTCGGGCTGGCTCGCGCTCGCGCAGGCGCTGGTCTTCGCCGTCACGGCGTGGGACCCGCGGCGCGGCCCCTACCCCATGATCTACCGCGCGCTGGTGCTGCCCAGGCTGGGCCCGCCCGCCGAGCGGGAGGCCGCCGCGCCGGTGCGCTTCGCGCAGACGGTCGGCTTCGCCTTCCTGGGCCTCTCCGCGGCCGGGTACCTCGCCGGGGCCGAGACGCTGGGTGTCGTCGCGGCCGCCTTCGGGCTGCTCGCCGCGTTCCTCAACGCGGCCTTCGGGTTGTGCCTCGGGTGCGAGGCCTATTTGTTGATTCGGCGTCTCAGTAGCAGAAACGCCGAATCTGTCCGAAACGTCTAG
- a CDS encoding response regulator transcription factor, producing the protein MSTSPAPTTRTKVLLVDDHDLIRKGLRHAFERDRQFEVVGEAATAAEAVRQAGALQPDVVIMDLRLPDGSGLEATRALRKNNANMGIVVLTMYAGDDQLFGALEAGASAFVPKTAPADEVVAAARHAASAPSAFTAADLAEAMKRRLAPSGPQLSPREGQVLRLLADGMSVAGIAKQLFVSESTAKTHISKLYEKLGAANRAQALMTALRLGLLEAPDAPKF; encoded by the coding sequence ATGTCGACCAGTCCGGCGCCGACGACGCGCACCAAGGTCCTCCTTGTCGACGATCACGACCTGATTCGTAAGGGGCTGCGACACGCATTCGAGCGCGACCGCCAGTTCGAGGTCGTCGGCGAGGCCGCCACTGCGGCGGAGGCGGTGCGCCAGGCCGGCGCACTCCAGCCCGATGTCGTGATCATGGACCTCCGCCTGCCCGATGGCAGTGGCCTGGAGGCCACCCGAGCCCTGCGGAAGAACAACGCGAACATGGGCATCGTCGTCCTCACCATGTATGCGGGCGATGACCAGCTCTTCGGCGCTCTCGAGGCCGGGGCCAGCGCGTTCGTGCCCAAGACCGCCCCGGCGGACGAGGTGGTGGCCGCCGCCCGGCATGCCGCGTCGGCGCCCAGCGCGTTCACCGCGGCCGATCTGGCCGAGGCCATGAAGCGGCGGCTCGCGCCGTCCGGCCCGCAGCTGTCCCCACGTGAGGGTCAGGTGCTGCGGCTGCTCGCCGACGGCATGAGCGTGGCGGGGATCGCCAAGCAGCTGTTCGTGTCGGAGTCGACCGCGAAGACCCACATCTCGAAGCTCTACGAGAAGCTGGGCGCGGCGAACCGGGCGCAGGCGCTCATGACCGCGCTGCGCCTGGGCCTCCTCGAGGCGCCCGACGCACCGAAGTTCTAG
- a CDS encoding sensor histidine kinase produces MPALVSGPARIRPAEAAARVVMLLLVAALTLTATGDPAQLGWIGLLAIAAVPSFVARGHAVLAPLGRLAEVVVTCLAAGWIAAAAHAADRVDAGFGAEAVLPYLAVPLLTAALRRRPAEGITLLAVAAATMVVGGVLAEPGDPLRQPGYLAACGQWLVLGAIITFAAETMRQLLQPPEPTPQPYAEATRLLTQLRSVARSLPGATLDPGGISEHLLEELRAVAPGHRAAVLSASGGGRLVVLAQTGAERVDWETTLDADSAIADAWATQQPQPASRSQARSHPGGDVSSLVVPLVAGVRTIGLVILETDASGAYPSPVIQGVTEVTGPASLRLEAALLFDDVRSLATNEERQRLAREIHDGVAQELVMVGYGIDNAQATLPEGAEETAEELRVLRAEVTRVITELRLSLFELRSEVDRNGGLAAAIAEYARTLGTSAGLRVHFTFDESTARLPAATEAELLRIAQEAITNARKHAGASNLWVTCTVDPPYAEIEVSDDGKGFADTRPDGRYGLTIMAERAERIRGRLKITPRHPSGTTVAVVLGTPPRRDSVRDSVSAPEGE; encoded by the coding sequence GTGCCAGCCCTCGTCAGTGGTCCCGCGCGCATCCGCCCGGCCGAAGCCGCCGCCCGCGTCGTCATGCTCCTGCTGGTCGCCGCGCTGACCCTGACCGCCACCGGCGATCCGGCCCAGCTCGGGTGGATCGGCCTGCTGGCGATCGCGGCGGTGCCCAGTTTCGTGGCCCGGGGGCATGCCGTGCTGGCCCCGCTGGGCCGCCTCGCCGAGGTGGTGGTGACCTGTCTGGCGGCCGGCTGGATCGCGGCCGCCGCGCACGCCGCCGACCGGGTCGACGCCGGGTTCGGCGCCGAGGCCGTGCTGCCGTACCTGGCGGTCCCGCTGCTCACCGCGGCCCTGCGCCGCCGCCCGGCCGAGGGGATCACGCTGCTCGCGGTGGCCGCGGCCACCATGGTGGTGGGCGGCGTGCTGGCCGAGCCGGGCGACCCGCTGCGCCAGCCGGGCTATCTAGCCGCCTGCGGGCAGTGGCTGGTGCTCGGCGCGATCATCACGTTCGCCGCCGAGACGATGCGCCAGCTGCTCCAGCCGCCCGAGCCGACGCCCCAGCCGTACGCCGAGGCGACCCGCCTGCTCACCCAGCTGCGCAGCGTGGCCCGGTCGCTGCCGGGCGCCACGCTGGACCCGGGTGGCATCTCCGAGCACCTGCTGGAGGAGCTGCGCGCGGTGGCGCCCGGCCACCGGGCGGCGGTGCTGTCGGCGAGCGGCGGCGGCCGGCTCGTGGTGCTGGCACAGACCGGCGCGGAGCGGGTCGACTGGGAGACCACCCTCGACGCGGACTCGGCCATCGCCGACGCCTGGGCCACCCAGCAGCCGCAGCCGGCCAGCCGCTCGCAGGCGCGCAGCCACCCGGGCGGTGACGTGTCGTCGCTGGTGGTGCCGCTGGTCGCCGGGGTCCGGACGATCGGGCTGGTCATTCTGGAGACGGACGCCTCCGGGGCGTACCCGTCTCCGGTGATCCAGGGGGTGACCGAGGTGACCGGCCCGGCCTCGCTGCGGCTGGAGGCCGCTCTGCTCTTCGACGACGTGCGCTCGCTGGCCACCAACGAGGAGCGGCAGCGGCTGGCCCGGGAGATCCACGACGGGGTGGCGCAGGAGCTGGTGATGGTCGGCTACGGCATCGACAACGCCCAGGCCACGCTGCCGGAGGGCGCCGAGGAGACGGCCGAGGAGCTGCGTGTGCTGCGGGCCGAGGTGACCCGGGTGATCACCGAGCTGCGGCTGAGCCTGTTCGAGCTGCGCTCCGAGGTCGACCGCAACGGCGGGCTGGCCGCGGCCATCGCGGAGTATGCGCGGACGCTCGGCACCAGCGCCGGCCTGCGGGTGCACTTCACCTTCGACGAGTCGACGGCCCGGCTGCCGGCCGCCACCGAGGCGGAGTTGCTGCGCATCGCCCAGGAGGCGATCACCAACGCCCGCAAGCACGCGGGCGCCTCGAATCTCTGGGTCACGTGTACGGTCGACCCGCCCTACGCGGAGATCGAAGTGTCCGATGATGGCAAGGGGTTCGCGGACACCCGCCCGGACGGCCGTTACGGCCTTACCATCATGGCCGAGCGCGCCGAACGTATCCGAGGGCGTCTCAAGATCACGCCGCGACACCCCAGCGGGACAACCGTCGCCGTAGTGCTCGGAACCCCGCCTCGGCGCGATAGCGTGCGGGATAGCGTTTCAGCTCCAGAAGGGGAGTAA
- a CDS encoding SRPBCC family protein, with amino-acid sequence MADTSTQSIQVHAPLARVAAVICDFPRYPEWAESIKKVEVLEEYEDGYAAQVRFQIDATVLVDEYTLEYAYADDLSRIEWHLVEPSKTQRSQDGSYDLVENADGSTTVTYTLAVDLAIGMLGMFRRKAEKMIMDTALKELKRRVESLPAT; translated from the coding sequence ATGGCGGACACCTCGACACAGTCGATTCAGGTCCATGCGCCCCTGGCCCGGGTGGCCGCGGTGATCTGCGACTTCCCTCGGTATCCGGAATGGGCCGAGTCGATCAAGAAGGTGGAGGTTCTCGAGGAGTACGAGGACGGCTACGCGGCGCAGGTGCGTTTCCAGATCGACGCCACCGTCCTGGTCGACGAGTACACGCTGGAGTACGCGTACGCCGACGACCTCTCCCGCATCGAGTGGCACCTGGTCGAGCCGTCGAAGACCCAGCGTTCCCAGGACGGGTCGTACGACCTGGTGGAGAACGCGGACGGCAGCACTACCGTGACGTACACCCTTGCGGTGGATCTCGCGATCGGGATGCTCGGGATGTTCCGCCGGAAGGCGGAGAAAATGATCATGGACACGGCGCTGAAGGAACTCAAGCGCCGCGTCGAGAGCCTGCCCGCGACCTGA
- a CDS encoding ROK family glucokinase, protein MTLTIGIDVGGTKVAGGVVDEQGNVLASDRRPTPADDPAGTRDTIVEVAAELAAQYPDAKAIGIGAAAWIDAAGSTVLFAPNLAWRDEPLQSYVSKATGLPVVLDNDANVAAWAEFRFGVAVHAESMLMITVGTGIGGAIVVNGGLWRGAHGIAAELGHIQAVPDGHPCGCGRLGCLEQYASGNALVRFGRTGARQEPERAAKLLELAGGDPLAITGRQVTEAARAGDGVAMDAFAQVGYWLGVALADLAQSIDPQVMVIGGGVIDAGPLLMGPIERAYREQLSNRGRFPVAEVHAARMGNAAGVVGAADLARRA, encoded by the coding sequence GTGACGCTGACCATCGGAATCGACGTCGGCGGCACCAAGGTCGCCGGTGGCGTGGTCGACGAACAGGGCAACGTGCTCGCGTCGGACCGCAGGCCGACCCCGGCGGACGACCCCGCCGGGACCCGGGACACGATCGTCGAGGTGGCCGCCGAGCTGGCGGCGCAGTACCCGGACGCGAAGGCGATCGGGATCGGCGCGGCGGCGTGGATCGACGCGGCCGGCTCGACGGTGCTCTTCGCGCCGAACCTGGCCTGGCGGGACGAGCCCCTCCAGTCGTACGTGAGCAAGGCCACCGGGCTGCCGGTCGTGCTGGACAACGACGCCAACGTCGCCGCCTGGGCGGAGTTCCGGTTCGGTGTCGCCGTCCACGCCGAGTCGATGTTGATGATCACCGTCGGCACCGGCATCGGTGGCGCGATCGTGGTGAACGGCGGTCTGTGGCGCGGCGCCCACGGCATCGCGGCCGAGCTGGGCCACATCCAGGCGGTTCCGGACGGGCATCCGTGCGGTTGCGGCCGCCTCGGCTGCCTGGAGCAGTACGCGAGCGGCAACGCGCTGGTCCGGTTCGGCCGGACCGGGGCGCGGCAGGAGCCGGAGCGGGCCGCCAAGCTGCTGGAGCTGGCCGGCGGTGACCCGCTGGCGATCACCGGCCGGCAGGTCACCGAGGCTGCGCGGGCCGGCGACGGTGTCGCGATGGACGCGTTCGCCCAGGTCGGCTACTGGCTCGGCGTAGCCCTGGCGGACCTGGCACAGAGCATCGACCCGCAGGTCATGGTGATCGGCGGGGGCGTGATCGACGCCGGGCCGCTGCTGATGGGGCCGATCGAACGCGCGTACCGGGAGCAGTTGTCCAACCGCGGCCGCTTCCCGGTGGCCGAGGTGCACGCCGCCCGGATGGGCAACGCGGCCGGCGTGGTCGGCGCGGCCGACCTGGCGCGACGCGCCTGA
- a CDS encoding endonuclease/exonuclease/phosphatase family protein encodes MSGVAGGPGVPLRVVSYNVHGLRDDRAALIGLVRDLAPDVLVVQEAPRRFRWRQKCAHLASETGLVVAAGGLPSLGNLLLVSLRVAIRRSWCLRYPLTPGRHLRGAVFAEGAVRGATFTVSGSHLATDPAERPSQAAFWKAELDRIEGPMIVAADLNEGPGGSAWRMVEDGLLGSAENAPTFPAAVPSRRIDGLFVTPGVAIEGYEIISTDRTRVASDHLPIVADLLLPSS; translated from the coding sequence GTGTCCGGGGTGGCGGGCGGGCCCGGGGTTCCGCTGCGTGTGGTCAGTTACAACGTCCACGGGTTGCGGGACGACCGGGCCGCGTTGATCGGCCTGGTCCGCGACCTGGCCCCGGACGTCCTCGTCGTGCAGGAGGCGCCGCGCCGGTTCCGGTGGCGGCAGAAATGCGCGCACCTCGCCTCCGAGACCGGTCTCGTGGTGGCCGCCGGCGGCCTGCCCTCGCTGGGTAACCTGCTGCTGGTCAGCCTGCGGGTGGCGATCCGGCGGAGCTGGTGCCTGCGCTACCCGCTGACCCCGGGCCGGCATCTGCGCGGCGCGGTGTTCGCCGAGGGCGCGGTCCGCGGCGCCACCTTCACGGTGTCCGGATCGCACCTGGCCACCGACCCGGCCGAGCGCCCGTCCCAGGCGGCGTTCTGGAAGGCCGAGCTGGACCGGATCGAGGGGCCGATGATCGTCGCGGCCGACCTGAACGAGGGTCCCGGCGGCAGCGCCTGGCGGATGGTCGAGGACGGTCTGCTCGGGTCGGCGGAGAACGCGCCGACCTTCCCGGCCGCGGTGCCCAGCCGGCGCATCGACGGGCTGTTCGTGACCCCCGGCGTGGCCATCGAAGGTTACGAGATCATCTCGACCGACCGGACACGCGTCGCGAGTGATCATTTACCGATCGTCGCGGACCTTTTGCTCCCTTCCTCCTAG
- a CDS encoding flavin-containing monooxygenase, whose protein sequence is MQDSPDLGDRGGAVCVVGAGASGLTAIKNLRELGFAVDCYERETSVGGAWNWRHDRSPVSAGTHLVTSRPLTEFPDFPMPDTWPDYPHHSRVLEYLERYAKHFGLSDHIWYGMEVVSIVPAGDGRWDVTINSTGGGSSRVQRYAAVVIANGHNWSPVSPEIPGDFSGQVIHAAGYKDPSRLRDRRVLVIGGGNTGCDIVVEAAQHAERVWHSTRRGYWYGPKYIGDRPADQVRHRKGPAWLRQWRYRHNVADLTRWGVPAPEHAPSESHPVVNGLLPEYLRHGRIEAVPDVSRYDGKAVELTDGRRIEPHLVITATGYRPRFDFLAPELLDIDERGRPDLHLHVFARKHPTLAVVGLVQPDAGLFPLAHWQSVAVARWLRLHATDPERATAVQREESQRPLTSWSRRRVVPTRRHWFEVDHVDYLRTVESLLNRLEGAK, encoded by the coding sequence GTGCAAGACTCCCCGGACCTCGGTGACCGTGGCGGCGCCGTGTGCGTGGTCGGCGCCGGCGCGAGCGGCCTGACCGCCATCAAGAACCTGCGCGAGCTGGGCTTCGCGGTCGACTGCTACGAGCGTGAGACATCGGTCGGCGGCGCGTGGAACTGGCGCCACGACCGCAGCCCCGTCTCCGCCGGAACCCATCTGGTCACCTCCCGGCCGCTCACCGAGTTCCCCGACTTCCCGATGCCGGACACCTGGCCCGACTACCCGCACCACAGCCGGGTCCTGGAGTACCTGGAGCGGTACGCCAAGCACTTCGGGCTGAGCGACCACATCTGGTACGGCATGGAGGTCGTGTCCATCGTCCCGGCCGGCGACGGCCGCTGGGACGTCACGATCAACTCGACCGGCGGCGGTTCGTCCCGGGTCCAGCGGTACGCGGCCGTGGTGATCGCCAACGGTCACAACTGGTCGCCGGTCAGCCCGGAGATCCCCGGCGACTTCAGCGGGCAGGTGATCCACGCGGCGGGGTACAAGGACCCGTCCCGGCTGCGTGACCGGCGCGTGCTGGTGATCGGCGGCGGCAACACCGGCTGCGACATCGTGGTCGAGGCGGCCCAGCACGCCGAGCGGGTGTGGCATTCCACCCGGCGCGGCTACTGGTACGGCCCGAAGTACATCGGCGACCGCCCCGCCGACCAGGTGCGCCACCGGAAGGGCCCGGCCTGGCTGCGGCAGTGGCGCTACCGCCACAACGTCGCCGACCTCACCCGGTGGGGCGTCCCGGCGCCGGAGCACGCCCCGTCCGAGAGCCACCCGGTCGTCAACGGTCTGCTGCCGGAGTACCTGCGGCACGGCCGGATCGAGGCGGTCCCGGACGTGTCCCGCTACGACGGCAAGGCCGTGGAGCTGACCGACGGCCGCCGGATCGAACCGCACCTGGTGATCACCGCTACCGGCTACCGCCCGCGTTTCGACTTCCTCGCCCCCGAACTGCTGGACATCGACGAGCGCGGGCGCCCCGACCTGCACCTGCACGTCTTCGCCCGCAAGCACCCGACGCTCGCGGTGGTCGGCCTGGTCCAGCCGGACGCCGGGCTGTTCCCGCTGGCGCACTGGCAGAGCGTGGCGGTGGCCCGCTGGCTGCGGCTGCACGCCACCGACCCGGAGCGGGCGACCGCCGTACAGCGTGAGGAGTCCCAGCGGCCGCTGACCTCGTGGTCGCGACGCCGGGTGGTCCCCACCAGGCGGCACTGGTTCGAAGTGGACCACGTCGACTACCTGCGCACCGTGGAGAGCCTCCTGAACCGTCTGGAGGGCGCCAAGTGA